One genomic window of Corynebacterium sp. sy039 includes the following:
- a CDS encoding DUF3239 domain-containing protein: MSTFHFDIDTAHAKKNNEILKDTRRLQISAFIFALIQLGIGIALYFYLNKDIMGLFVLGAFGAMAVFTLAFIFIIPRKVGTPQQLYQKYELAPAIIAQVNPRDMVLLALVNTNVDPDISPRWALAARTVTALPGHNLKVGEQVPSVAVTGRRSLKTEHSWDHITPMPIAWATKDAEVIQRAKKEIPQQLWAKLEKNLPKLAQVRETKFDLLSID, encoded by the coding sequence ATGTCTACCTTTCACTTTGATATTGACACAGCTCACGCTAAGAAAAACAATGAAATTCTCAAAGATACTCGTCGATTGCAAATATCTGCTTTTATCTTCGCGCTTATCCAGCTAGGAATTGGAATTGCTCTGTATTTTTATCTGAATAAAGACATAATGGGGCTATTTGTGCTCGGCGCTTTTGGTGCTATGGCAGTGTTTACTCTTGCTTTTATCTTTATCATTCCTAGAAAAGTAGGTACTCCACAACAGCTCTACCAAAAGTATGAGCTTGCTCCGGCAATCATTGCCCAAGTAAATCCGCGTGACATGGTGCTTTTGGCCTTGGTAAATACCAATGTAGACCCAGATATTTCTCCTCGTTGGGCGTTAGCTGCACGTACTGTCACCGCTTTGCCAGGGCATAACCTTAAAGTTGGCGAACAAGTACCCTCCGTTGCAGTAACTGGACGACGTTCTCTCAAAACAGAACACAGCTGGGATCACATCACCCCCATGCCTATTGCCTGGGCAACGAAAGACGCAGAGGTCATACAGCGTGCGAAAAAAGAGATACCACAACAACTGTGGGCTAAATTAGAAAAAAATCTGCCGAAACTAGCACAAGTACGCGAAACAAAGTTTGATCTGCTTAGCATTGACTAA
- a CDS encoding DNA repair helicase XPB — MPSGAFDAGPLIVQSDKTVLLEINHPQAEQARLALAPFAELERAPEHIHTYRITPLALWNARAAGHDAEQVVDLLERYSRFPVPQSLLIDVAETMARYGKVRLLRHPAHGLILESDTADIVVQLQRDKNIAPMLGATIDELTLVVHPSERGRLKQELLKIGLPAEDLAGYIDGESHPLALSTDAEPWQLRDYQRMAADSFWEGGSGVVVLPCGAGKTLVGASVMAKAQATTLILVTNTVSGRQWRDELLKRTTLTPEEIGEFSGEKKEIRPITIATYQVVTRKTKGEYRNLELFDSRDWGLIIYDEVHLLPAPIFRLTSDLQSRRRLGLTATLVREDGREGDVFSLIGPKRYDAPWKDLEQQGYIATAQCFEVRSTMDKDERMVYATASAKDRYRVAACAHTKLAALRTIVAHHHEQPTLIIGGFVEQLEEIAAALDVPLLDGRTPNKKREQLFDAFRKGEITTLVVSKVANFSIDLPEAAVAIQVSGTFGSRQEEAQRLGRLLRPKADRREAYFYSLVSRDSVDADFAIHRQRFLAEQGYAYRIVDATDLTTILPPIQ, encoded by the coding sequence GTGCCATCTGGTGCATTTGATGCTGGACCCTTAATTGTCCAATCGGATAAAACTGTTCTGCTCGAAATCAACCACCCACAAGCCGAGCAAGCACGTCTTGCGTTAGCTCCTTTTGCGGAACTCGAACGTGCACCAGAACATATCCATACTTACCGTATTACTCCCCTGGCACTGTGGAATGCCCGTGCAGCCGGTCATGATGCTGAACAAGTAGTGGATCTGTTGGAACGCTATTCTCGTTTCCCAGTGCCACAATCTTTACTCATTGATGTGGCTGAAACCATGGCGCGCTACGGCAAAGTGCGACTATTGCGTCATCCTGCGCATGGGCTGATTTTAGAGTCTGATACTGCCGACATTGTGGTGCAATTGCAAAGAGATAAAAATATCGCCCCCATGTTAGGAGCCACTATTGATGAGCTAACCCTAGTTGTTCATCCTTCGGAACGCGGTCGGCTCAAACAGGAGTTACTCAAAATTGGGTTGCCTGCTGAAGACTTAGCAGGATATATCGATGGCGAATCTCACCCTCTTGCCTTGAGCACTGACGCTGAACCGTGGCAGTTGCGCGATTATCAGCGTATGGCTGCCGATTCCTTTTGGGAAGGTGGCTCAGGAGTCGTGGTCTTGCCATGTGGTGCTGGTAAAACTTTGGTTGGGGCCAGTGTGATGGCAAAAGCTCAGGCTACCACGTTAATTCTGGTTACGAACACCGTTTCCGGGCGCCAATGGCGTGATGAGTTGCTCAAACGTACCACGCTCACCCCAGAAGAAATTGGTGAGTTTTCTGGTGAGAAAAAAGAAATTCGTCCCATCACCATTGCAACCTACCAAGTAGTTACCCGAAAAACCAAAGGTGAATACCGTAATTTAGAGTTATTTGATTCAAGAGACTGGGGATTAATTATCTATGATGAGGTTCATTTACTCCCTGCCCCTATTTTTCGACTCACCTCAGATTTGCAATCCCGACGCCGCCTCGGACTTACTGCTACTTTAGTCAGAGAAGACGGCAGAGAAGGCGATGTGTTCTCACTTATTGGCCCCAAACGCTATGATGCGCCGTGGAAAGATCTTGAGCAACAAGGCTATATTGCCACCGCGCAATGCTTTGAGGTGCGCTCAACTATGGATAAAGACGAGCGCATGGTCTATGCCACTGCCAGTGCTAAGGATCGGTATCGGGTTGCTGCCTGCGCGCATACAAAACTAGCTGCATTGCGCACTATTGTGGCTCATCACCATGAGCAACCAACACTCATCATTGGTGGCTTTGTGGAACAGCTAGAAGAAATAGCGGCAGCTCTTGACGTACCTTTGCTTGATGGCAGGACACCAAATAAAAAACGAGAACAGCTATTCGACGCTTTTCGCAAAGGCGAAATTACCACATTGGTTGTTTCTAAAGTTGCTAACTTTTCTATCGATCTTCCTGAAGCCGCAGTCGCTATTCAAGTCTCTGGTACTTTTGGTTCACGCCAAGAAGAAGCACAACGCCTTGGTAGACTATTGCGGCCTAAGGCGGATCGTCGGGAAGCATATTTTTATTCTCTTGTCAGTCGCGATAGTGTCGATGCAGACTTCGCTATCCACAGGCAACGCTTTTTAGCTGAACAAGGCTATGCGTACCGCATCGTTGATGCTACCGACCTAACTACGATTTTGCCCCCTATTCAATGA
- a CDS encoding helicase-associated domain-containing protein codes for MPQNLQHSSSFSVEDTRKLFQGWLESRSDDHLARILFNRKDTLYPLPPSISSLAVRLELKTSITKALRQLNAVELAIIELLNDYEHTAGIGGKIASIDCPQLIHLVETTPEAQNMHPPLEHEHMTKAIHDALDHLYDLALVFSHDEHLFLAPHVAQSLPTWAKIISDSPGLTESQAHQLLAQLTPEQKKIVETLHKSGGVGITKDARADADPSRPIPRMISAGILIAVDEATVRLPRVIRDTLRGYSSAPLPLFPPANTHIPINLEQQSHHDAGTGLEMIRLLRDLLDTLAQDPIALLKDGCIGVRHVHVLCKQLDCQPLVLARLISFGIASGLISTGVLKALPEGAPMDNYCAPTELYDEWLDLELGQQWAWIVWHWWTHATMLPWLVGETDHKDKPMRLLHPDTFHEQFPEIRTLLLKQFHALSTTDTSADTSSPQESTGSAVSTTTLRAHVGFCSPIQAAQLAEHTYQQLLAEAAFLGILNPVSASVDESGAADTPLPQFYATTSMLGALTYHASQEQETQLYATAKALTPQPIDYVIFQSDLTILAPGPLTHKLYSEISLLADRESSGLASVFRISETSLSRAFSAGRNADDILHFLDNHTPMPIPDAVAYLIHDVGRKYGNIRMGTALSYIRCSDDTLLAQVCNSVKGQGNTLRQLAPTVAISTQPLRLLLEQIKEMGFHPSVENEQGLTIDIRPPAARVSYQEKKKKAEPEIDELLHCALDTLRRAQKQGKDTAVGLPATDMIKAAIKQRTSVLVHFVDRTGTAQHKEITPIAITGQQVSAVDKHTGAPLNFLLPTVTEVAEIL; via the coding sequence ATGCCTCAAAACCTGCAACATTCATCATCCTTTTCTGTCGAAGACACCCGAAAACTATTCCAAGGATGGCTAGAATCTCGAAGCGATGACCACTTAGCGAGGATACTTTTTAATCGGAAAGACACGCTATATCCACTGCCACCAAGTATAAGTTCGCTGGCAGTACGATTAGAGCTAAAAACATCCATCACCAAAGCACTGCGGCAGCTTAACGCTGTTGAACTAGCGATTATCGAACTTCTCAATGATTATGAACACACTGCAGGCATAGGGGGTAAAATCGCCTCAATAGATTGCCCCCAGCTCATTCATCTGGTGGAAACCACGCCCGAAGCGCAGAATATGCACCCGCCTCTAGAGCATGAGCATATGACAAAAGCAATACATGATGCGCTTGATCATCTATACGATCTGGCCTTAGTCTTTAGCCACGATGAGCATTTATTTTTGGCTCCTCATGTGGCACAATCGCTGCCGACGTGGGCAAAAATCATCTCCGATTCCCCTGGCTTAACTGAATCCCAGGCTCATCAGCTCCTCGCACAACTCACACCTGAGCAAAAGAAAATCGTCGAAACGCTCCATAAATCTGGCGGCGTTGGTATTACTAAAGACGCACGTGCAGACGCAGATCCCAGTCGTCCCATTCCTCGAATGATTAGCGCAGGTATTCTCATAGCTGTCGACGAAGCCACAGTGCGATTACCTCGTGTCATTCGAGATACACTGCGCGGGTATAGCAGCGCGCCACTGCCACTATTTCCACCGGCCAATACCCACATACCGATTAACCTTGAGCAACAGTCTCATCATGATGCTGGTACTGGTCTAGAGATGATCCGTCTTTTGCGTGACCTGCTCGATACTCTCGCGCAAGATCCCATAGCTTTACTCAAAGACGGTTGTATCGGAGTGCGCCATGTCCATGTTTTGTGCAAACAATTGGATTGTCAGCCACTTGTACTTGCCAGACTTATCTCTTTTGGTATAGCCAGCGGGCTTATCAGTACTGGTGTGCTCAAAGCACTACCCGAAGGCGCCCCGATGGATAATTATTGCGCCCCTACTGAGCTCTATGATGAATGGCTTGACCTTGAGCTTGGTCAGCAATGGGCGTGGATCGTATGGCATTGGTGGACCCATGCCACCATGTTGCCTTGGTTAGTGGGTGAAACAGACCATAAAGACAAACCTATGCGGTTATTGCACCCAGACACTTTCCATGAGCAATTCCCAGAAATTCGTACCCTTTTACTGAAGCAATTTCATGCGCTCTCCACCACCGATACTTCTGCCGATACTTCTTCACCTCAAGAATCCACTGGCAGTGCTGTGAGTACAACAACTTTACGCGCTCATGTCGGGTTTTGCTCCCCTATTCAGGCAGCGCAACTTGCTGAGCATACGTATCAGCAACTCTTAGCTGAAGCAGCTTTTCTTGGCATCCTCAATCCTGTTTCTGCATCAGTGGACGAGTCTGGTGCGGCTGATACGCCTTTGCCGCAGTTCTACGCAACAACTTCTATGCTTGGCGCACTCACCTACCACGCTAGTCAGGAACAAGAAACACAACTCTACGCCACAGCCAAAGCACTTACTCCTCAACCGATCGACTATGTGATTTTTCAATCCGATTTGACCATATTGGCACCTGGACCACTCACGCATAAGCTCTATTCAGAAATATCTTTACTTGCTGACCGGGAATCTAGCGGTTTAGCGAGTGTGTTTCGTATAAGCGAAACCTCGCTTTCCCGAGCTTTTTCCGCTGGTCGTAACGCAGATGACATCCTACACTTCTTGGACAACCATACTCCCATGCCCATTCCCGATGCAGTGGCATACCTTATTCATGATGTCGGAAGAAAATACGGAAACATACGTATGGGAACGGCACTATCCTATATCCGTTGCTCCGACGACACACTACTTGCACAGGTGTGTAATAGTGTCAAAGGTCAAGGAAATACACTAAGACAACTTGCCCCCACTGTGGCTATCTCTACACAACCACTCCGATTATTATTGGAGCAGATCAAAGAAATGGGGTTTCACCCCAGTGTAGAAAATGAACAAGGACTAACTATTGATATTCGTCCACCTGCTGCGCGAGTAAGTTATCAAGAGAAAAAGAAAAAAGCAGAACCTGAGATTGACGAGCTACTCCATTGCGCATTAGACACATTGCGTCGTGCGCAAAAGCAAGGAAAGGACACCGCCGTGGGATTGCCTGCCACAGATATGATCAAAGCAGCTATCAAACAACGCACCAGTGTCCTCGTACATTTTGTAGATCGAACAGGAACAGCGCAGCACAAGGAAATTACCCCCATTGCTATTACTGGCCAGCAGGTATCAGCCGTCGATAAGCATACTGGTGCGCCCCTGAATTTTTTGCTCCCGACGGTGACTGAAGTCGCCGAGATTCTGTAG